Below is a window of Gammaproteobacteria bacterium DNA.
GGGCAGCCTGATTTTAAGACCAAACGGGCTGGCGGTAAGACGGAAAGTTATGCTTGGATCGAGGAGCGGTGGCGCTTGATCGATAAGAAAGACGGCAAGCCCGGAGTGCTTTCAGAGGGCGGAAACTGGAAGCCGATCGAGCGGCAAGGGGCAACCTGGAGGTATATCGAGTGATTTCGCGCGACGCCCGGCCTAACGAATAATCTAGGGGTGCATCCGGCTATCTTACGCCGCCACTTCAAACGGCACCACCAGGCCACTAGCATAACGGGCGAATCTACTTCAGGATCCCGAAATCGTGACTCAAAAATGGCAAGAGAGCTCCTCGCCTGCAGGCCGGTCGCGGCTGGATTAATTGACGGTCTGCGCCATACCGCTACCCATGCCGTAGTACCCGTAATGAACGTATTTCCTGGCTCTCAATGATGGATTGCGTCGACTACTATTGATACGTAATCCAGAGCTTAGGGTCATGTCGTGCCATGAAATCTCACCGTAACTCAGCTCTCTTCTTTCTCGTCGTTGTGACGCTAGGGTCGTTGCTCAGCCAGCCTTTAATGGTGACCGCTCAACAGCAAGCACAATCCTCTGGTGCTACCGGAAGCCCCCCGATTAGCGAGGGCCGCGAGTATGAGTATTCCGTCGATCCGCGGCGAGGAGACGCGAACGAACAGCAGATCATTATCATGATGCCAGCCGTTCCAGCCTCACGAGCTCGGGGACTTCATGGCTCGACTGCACTCATGGATGCTGCGAGTACAGGTGAACTCAAAGCTGTCGAAGCGTTGTTGGCAAAGGGCGCCGATGTCAATGCCCAAGATAAGTTTGGCGGCACGGCATTGGTGTATGCTGCCAGAGAAGGTTACACCGAGGTCGTTCGTATTCTTATAGCCCACGGCGCCGATGTGAATGCCAGAGATACAAGTGGTACTGGATTGCACAAAGCGGCCAAAAACGGACATCTTGATGTGGTGCGCTTGCTGCTTACACACGGTACCGAGGTAGATGCGAAGGATTATGACGGCCAAACAGCACTGATCGGTGCTGTACTGCGGGGTCGTACCGATGTGGCGCTGGAACTGCTTCGGCAAGGTGCCGATCCCAATGCGAAGCGCCGCGGCGCACGTCACGTTTCAGCACTAGAGACTGCAGTAATGAATCGCGACTCCCTGGCGGTGACAGCGTTGCTCGCCAAAGGCGCAGACCTAGACCAATACGGGGCGTCCGCATTGGTGCTGTCTGCGAAAGCGGGTCTGACTGACATTGTCCAAATCCTGTTGGACGGCGGTGTGAGCGTGGACGGAACGGACGCATGGGGTCAGACCGCACTACACCGCGCCTCCGCCGCGGGCCGCACAGACATCGTTAATGTGATGTTAGCCAGCGGTGCCGATGTTGACGCCGTTGATCGGAGTGGATCAACATCACTGATGATGGCGGTCGCTAAAGGCCAAAGCGCTGTCGTTTCCACGCTGTTGGCACATGGTGCGGACGTTAATGTGAAAGACAATAGCGGCAAGACCGCATTAAGCATCGCGGCTGGGGCAGGGCAAGGACGGATGGTCGAGTTTCTTCTTGCCCATGGCGC
It encodes the following:
- a CDS encoding ankyrin repeat domain-containing protein, giving the protein MKSHRNSALFFLVVVTLGSLLSQPLMVTAQQQAQSSGATGSPPISEGREYEYSVDPRRGDANEQQIIIMMPAVPASRARGLHGSTALMDAASTGELKAVEALLAKGADVNAQDKFGGTALVYAAREGYTEVVRILIAHGADVNARDTSGTGLHKAAKNGHLDVVRLLLTHGTEVDAKDYDGQTALIGAVLRGRTDVALELLRQGADPNAKRRGARHVSALETAVMNRDSLAVTALLAKGADLDQYGASALVLSAKAGLTDIVQILLDGGVSVDGTDAWGQTALHRASAAGRTDIVNVMLASGADVDAVDRSGSTSLMMAVAKGQSAVVSTLLAHGADVNVKDNSGKTALSIAAGAGQGRMVEFLLAHGADVNTKDSQGNTPLVYADVGGHSAIVRRLLPTDEPKDRSSVLLVFAREKDGKCEIGLWNPNTAQAKQLLSLPTCPKDVFVADGKTSIFVPRKGALQEVQFSPKVRVKTPIPLPKIDPEKLPAHMKKGAKWQSPVAAGYLEGETLGVTIHVPTLGEPHAFLYAWQDGTWVLLDNKYCGRFDSCGFKALNGRRSNNVWNWQQERRVWHPSHASNRYVVNRQMARNADGSPNSGTLTFDIDGQTSILTFFVEPGPDTGATLTFGITLQAGSRPLKELLGQCETSLVGKYLLFDKFWGGLRLIDLETGDSVLGELKLATWIN